ACAGTGAGAACATGCAAAAGCTGTTAAAAGTGGGCAGCGGTGGATCTAACAGTTCGTCTGAcagcaaacattttttgtgtttcctGTCCTTGCAGGAAGCGGTCTACAGTGGCACAgcaggggggcgggaggggggggggaacgagCGTGGCATGGATGCCAGCGAGCTCCACAGATGCCAGCCTCGCTATCCAGAACAGCAGCACTCTGTTGCCATCCACCGAAAAACCCCAGAGGGCCTGTACTCTCGCAGTGGATTACAGTCTGCTGACTTTTCATCAGGACTCAGCATTCCCAGACAAGTACAAGACGTCTGAAATGGAGCACCGATGCCGGATGCCATGTTCAACAGCTGTATGCCagtctgtgggggggggcaaCAACAATTCTTTATGTGCCCTACATGGCACAGCACAGGGCAGAGATGCGGTCAGGAATGCAGACGGGGAGTGGATCTGTGCCAACATCGATCTTCTTCCTTTGATAACAGACCAACCTGCCACTTACCCTGCCGTCAGCACTCTGGATTCAATTACACCCTTAACTCAGATCTGCATTTGCCAAAGATTTACAGTCCTGCAGTCAAAGCAAATCGCAAGGCCAGAGACTTTTCTTTTGTAGCAGCTCTATAGTAGAAAAAGAAGCTACCCAAGCATAGCCAACCATGCTTTTTATTCCCTCCAATAACTTTCCACTCACAGGACCAATGCATTTCATCTATGGCAGTACTTACACAGTATCTTCTAGGAAACTTGATGGTCGTGAGCTTTTGCACAAGCACCATTTGAAAAGtaacaatgcattttgaagTGTCATGTAACACGAAGAATAAAGAACCTTTCACGTTGGAACGGCGCTGTATGGTGTCACAGTTTGTAACGGCAGACGGCAACAGGATTGGCTCACCGCTTTGTTAAGGTCCTGAGGTAGATGTGCCCATTGCGGATTGAAGTAAATGCAGTAATCTTTGCCCTTGCTCTTACCCTTGTTACTGAAATGTGCCATGCCATATTCCCCCAGTACCTGTCAGAACaagaatacaaatataattgaTTACATATAATGAAACTGCATTGGGAGAAGTCTCCAAGGCGAGTTACAGAAATTACCAGCTAACTATTATTTTGTGGAATACACCGCCTGGAATATCTCAGACGGCGATATTTCAAGGCAAGGAAGCTGTACCTACTATTCCACACAGAATTTTATGGAAAATGTAACACAGCTAGCAAGCAACTAGCAACTGAAATTATGACATAGCTTGCTGGTCAGTCAGTTCGGATATCAACACTACCGTCTACATGCCACGACATGCTCAATGCAAACACTGTAGCTGCGGCAGTTAGCTGTGATGTACGAAGCAATAATCGGGCTATAAAAACGGACAAGACATTTCTCAACGAGGTCTATTGAACCGGTCTAGAGGCCCTTCGCTGCGAGTCATCTTAGCGCCCCCGTTCGGTGGCACAGTCCTTACAGGACCAGAACACGTTCACAAAGAGATCCAAAGCTGAGGCGAACGGAAAGGTGCATATGCATCTTCGTGAAAATTGTTGCGTACCGGAAAAACTCACCTGTTTTATCAATAAACCCAACCAAATAAGAACAATCGCGTTCCTCATGATGACTGCTTTGTATTATTGTTTCCACAGCTCCACACTCCACAATCCACCAGCTGTTTAGGATTCCCCGCCTACATTctgcagtgatttttttttcattggcgGATTTTGATCCAGCGCCTAGGGAAATGCACCATGTGTGGCTAACATTCACGTCGGTCATgtggaaaataatttatttttcgcCCTCCTTCAACCGTCTTGTTGGCCAAACTAGCGCGCAGAGGCAGTTTCGTTTGTTTGTTAACATGCCTATCATTAACGTCATCCTGGACGGACTAATCCAATAATCGTATTTTGCTTAATGTTTCAAAAGAAGTTGAGTTGTCAAAATATGGCAAACTGTATAACACTGGTCgtgtttaaattattttggatGCAACTCTCTGAAATAATAGGCGCAGAGAGcttcaaaggtcaaaggtctcATGTCGAAAGGAGGAGGGGCTTACTACATAGTTAGCAGGTCAAATTTGAAAGATGGCGGTGAGTGAATGAGCAAGTCTGTTTGATGCATAATTTTGttgctggtttaaaaaaatgaaagcaagTTTCTTGGTTGCTTTTGCGATTAAGTAACCGAATGGTGAAAACACAGCCATAAATATTTAGCTTATGGCCCTGGTTTTGGCATATAATGTAACGTTAGGCTAGGTAGCTACTTGCTAATGAATGAGCATGTTATGCCTTAGCTGGTTAATGTTGCACTAATCGGGTCTCTACATTTTCAGGAcaaggagaaaaagaagaaggagaGTATATTCGACCTATCAAAATACATCGATAAGACCATCCGAGTGAAGTTTCAGGGAGGACGAGAAGGTAAACAAGACAGCGATGTGCTTACTGGATGGTATGCGTGCATAGCTAGATACTTTCGTTTTCATGCGTAAGGTCACTAATTCGTTTATTTCGTCCTGCAGCAAGCGGAGTCCTCAAAGGCTTTGACCCTCTGTTGAACTTGGTGTTGGATGGCACTATAGAGTATATGCGAGGTACGAACCACCAGCAATATGTCTTCATCGTATTTTTCATTTCGGACAATTGAAAGAGCCGAATTAGTCTATGCAGTTTCTATCTACAGGTAGCTAATAACATGCATTCCTAGTCTTTCATAAATTGTTGGGCCATAGCAACTTTCTAAACATTGTACAACCTGATAATCCT
The sequence above is a segment of the Conger conger chromosome 4, fConCon1.1, whole genome shotgun sequence genome. Coding sequences within it:
- the lsm7 gene encoding U6 snRNA-associated Sm-like protein LSm7 isoform X1, which encodes MADKEKKKKESIFDLSKYIDKTIRVKFQGGREASGVLKGFDPLLNLVLDGTIEYMRDPDDQYKLTEDTRQLGLVVCRGTSVVLICPQDGMEAIPNPFIQQQEG
- the lsm7 gene encoding U6 snRNA-associated Sm-like protein LSm7 isoform X2 → MKDKEKKKKESIFDLSKYIDKTIRVKFQGGREASGVLKGFDPLLNLVLDGTIEYMRDPDDQYKLTEDTRQLGLVVCRGTSVVLICPQDGMEAIPNPFIQQQEG
- the lsm7 gene encoding U6 snRNA-associated Sm-like protein LSm7 isoform X3, which codes for MDKEKKKKESIFDLSKYIDKTIRVKFQGGREASGVLKGFDPLLNLVLDGTIEYMRDPDDQYKLTEDTRQLGLVVCRGTSVVLICPQDGMEAIPNPFIQQQEG